The following proteins come from a genomic window of Iamia sp. SCSIO 61187:
- a CDS encoding CoA ester lyase, with amino-acid sequence MTNDAELRPRRSVLYMPGANERALEKAKGLPADAIIFDLEDAVAPDAKAEARDRVCAAVGSGEYGGRELTIRVNGLDTEWHTDDLAAAAAAGPAAVVVPKVGSVADVHAIEKGLESAGAPDHTAIWAMVETPAAMLGALDIASASERLTVLVMGTNDLAKELHAEHVPGRQPLLTGLGLCLLAARATGKVILDGVYNDIKDPEGFEAECVQGRQMGFDGKTLIHPSQLEPANRVWAPAEDAVADARELIATFEEGVAAGKGVVTHNGRMIENMHVDNARRLIALSEAIAALDT; translated from the coding sequence GTGACGAACGACGCTGAACTCCGTCCCCGTCGGTCCGTCCTCTACATGCCGGGCGCCAACGAGCGGGCCCTCGAGAAGGCCAAGGGCCTCCCGGCCGACGCCATCATCTTCGACCTCGAGGACGCCGTCGCCCCCGACGCCAAGGCCGAGGCCCGCGACCGGGTCTGCGCCGCCGTCGGCTCGGGCGAGTACGGCGGCCGGGAGCTGACCATCCGGGTCAACGGCCTCGACACCGAGTGGCACACCGACGACCTGGCCGCGGCAGCAGCCGCCGGCCCGGCCGCGGTGGTCGTCCCCAAGGTCGGCTCCGTCGCCGACGTGCACGCCATCGAGAAGGGCCTCGAGTCCGCCGGAGCTCCCGACCACACGGCCATCTGGGCGATGGTCGAGACGCCCGCCGCCATGTTGGGCGCCCTCGACATCGCCTCGGCCTCGGAGCGCCTCACCGTCCTGGTCATGGGCACCAACGACCTGGCCAAGGAGCTCCACGCCGAGCACGTGCCGGGCCGCCAGCCGCTGCTCACCGGCCTGGGCCTGTGCCTGCTCGCCGCCCGGGCCACCGGGAAGGTCATCCTCGACGGCGTCTACAACGACATCAAGGACCCGGAGGGCTTCGAGGCCGAGTGCGTCCAGGGGCGCCAGATGGGCTTCGACGGCAAGACCCTGATCCACCCGAGCCAGCTGGAGCCGGCCAACCGGGTGTGGGCCCCGGCCGAGGACGCCGTCGCCGACGCCCGGGAGCTGATCGCCACCTTCGAGGAGGGCGTCGCCGCCGGCAAGGGCGTCGTCACCCACAACGGCCGCATGATCGAGAACATGCACGTCGACAACGCCCGCCGCCTGATCGCCCTGAGCGAGGCGATCGCCGCCCTCGACACCTGA
- a CDS encoding CDP-alcohol phosphatidyltransferase family protein: protein MKPRPEPILLDVDRYGPSALLTPANAVTIIRLLFSPALLVLVVREPSSWGAFAMWTVLAFTDGVDGHLARKHGTTRSGAFLDPLADKVLVLGALVALVAAGRFMWFPVVLIAIRELAISAYRTRLGRSGLAVPARPLAKVKTVVQEFAVAFALLPWTVDHPTLADATLWVAVGLTLFTGAQYLLDGRAAATTLGHNAKAAA, encoded by the coding sequence ATGAAGCCGCGACCCGAGCCGATCCTCCTCGACGTCGACCGCTACGGCCCCTCGGCGCTGCTGACGCCGGCCAACGCCGTCACCATCATCCGCCTCCTCTTCTCGCCGGCCCTGCTGGTCCTCGTGGTGCGGGAGCCCTCCTCGTGGGGTGCGTTCGCCATGTGGACCGTCCTGGCCTTCACCGACGGCGTCGACGGGCACCTGGCCCGCAAGCACGGGACCACCCGTTCGGGGGCGTTCCTCGACCCGCTGGCCGACAAGGTCCTGGTGCTCGGGGCGCTCGTCGCCCTGGTCGCGGCGGGCCGCTTCATGTGGTTCCCGGTGGTGCTGATCGCCATCCGTGAGCTGGCGATCTCCGCCTACCGGACCCGGCTGGGGCGATCCGGCCTCGCCGTCCCCGCCCGCCCGCTGGCCAAGGTCAAGACGGTCGTGCAGGAGTTCGCCGTGGCCTTCGCCCTGCTGCCGTGGACCGTCGACCACCCGACGCTGGCCGACGCCACCCTGTGGGTCGCCGTCGGGCTGACCCTCTTCACCGGCGCCCAGTACCTCCTCGACGGCCGCGCCGCCGCCACCACCCTCGGCCACAACGCCAAGGCCGCCGCGTAG
- a CDS encoding LLM class flavin-dependent oxidoreductase: MQNGLYLAPFAEMSEPAAVVEVARAAEAAGWDGLFLWDHVLRPVDEVTDIADVWITLAAVAAATERIRLGPMVTPPSRRRIGPLVRQTTTLDRLSGGRLIVGLGLGVDSGGELTRFGEVIDPRTRAAILDESAEVLAAAWAGEHVVHRGEHLTVDGVTFAPRPVQQPRIPLWFAARGSALRPVRRAARYDGLFLIEATVEDLERAQAEVRAVRGGLDGFAIAVSVSPLDDPALRDVPGVSWAMHSMAPVETLADLLEIATAGPP; encoded by the coding sequence GTGCAGAACGGTCTCTACCTGGCCCCCTTCGCCGAGATGTCCGAGCCCGCCGCCGTGGTCGAGGTGGCCCGGGCCGCCGAGGCCGCCGGGTGGGACGGCCTGTTCCTGTGGGACCACGTCCTGCGCCCCGTCGACGAGGTCACCGACATCGCCGACGTGTGGATCACCCTGGCGGCGGTGGCGGCGGCGACCGAGCGCATCCGGCTGGGCCCCATGGTCACGCCCCCGTCGCGCCGCCGCATCGGCCCCCTGGTCCGCCAGACGACGACGCTCGACCGGCTGAGCGGCGGGCGCCTCATCGTGGGCCTGGGCCTCGGGGTCGACAGCGGCGGCGAGCTGACCCGCTTCGGCGAGGTCATCGACCCGCGTACCCGCGCCGCCATCCTCGACGAGAGCGCCGAGGTGCTGGCCGCCGCCTGGGCCGGCGAGCACGTGGTCCACCGGGGCGAGCACCTGACCGTCGACGGGGTCACCTTCGCCCCCCGGCCCGTGCAGCAGCCGCGCATCCCCCTCTGGTTCGCGGCCCGCGGGTCGGCGCTGCGCCCGGTGCGGCGGGCGGCCCGCTACGACGGCCTGTTCCTGATCGAGGCCACGGTCGAGGACCTCGAGCGGGCGCAGGCCGAGGTGCGGGCGGTCCGGGGCGGCCTCGACGGGTTCGCCATCGCCGTCAGCGTGTCCCCGCTCGACGACCCGGCCCTGCGCGACGTGCCCGGCGTCTCCTGGGCCATGCACTCGATGGCTCCCGTCGAGACGCTGGCCGACCTCCTCGAGATCGCCACCGCCGGCCCGCCCTGA
- a CDS encoding alkaline phosphatase D family protein, whose product MPRLVLGPILRSVEGARATVWVETDAACEVTVAAGEASGAARTTAVAGHHYALVVVDGLPPATATPYRVALDGAEAWPRSGIGVDGYPPSVIRTADATRPLRVVFGSCRLEAPLDGVWEHGPDDPEPGHGVDALEALAAEVAGTDVGEWPDLLALLGDQLYADLVVHDPPVHDGPDAPPPGSLADLADYVRVYHRTWGHPPVRWLLSTVPTAMIFDDHDVIDDWNLSARWLEDIDRQPWWDARITGGLVSYWVYQHWGNLTPSQLEDDVLALAVAAGDDATDLLGDQVDGWRLDRADPTTQRWSTTRDLVGTGSARLVLADTRNSRHLVEGERAVIDEVEMGWVADRCRVDRDGVDHLLLGSSLPWLLPVGVHHLERWGEALGAGRWGRPGRRFAERFRAGNDTEHWPSFGRSFDQLAALLRSVGSGEEGPAPATALVLSGDVHFSYLAPAEVEGSTAVVQLVSSPFRHGVAKGLRRKLQLASSRVGAWGARIVRLTAAPGRDPVRWSLTGGPWFGNGLATLVLDGRAATVTFARSRRTPGGRAFLDPVHEERLSS is encoded by the coding sequence ATGCCCCGCCTCGTCCTCGGCCCGATCCTGCGCAGCGTGGAGGGGGCCCGGGCCACCGTCTGGGTCGAGACCGACGCCGCCTGCGAGGTCACCGTCGCCGCCGGGGAGGCGTCCGGGGCGGCGCGGACCACCGCCGTGGCCGGCCACCACTACGCCCTCGTCGTCGTCGACGGCCTGCCCCCGGCAACGGCCACGCCCTACCGGGTCGCGCTCGACGGCGCCGAGGCCTGGCCCCGCTCCGGCATCGGCGTCGACGGGTACCCGCCGAGCGTGATCCGCACCGCCGATGCGACCCGACCGCTGCGCGTCGTGTTCGGCTCGTGCCGGCTCGAGGCCCCGCTCGACGGCGTCTGGGAGCACGGTCCCGACGACCCCGAGCCCGGCCACGGCGTCGACGCCCTGGAGGCCCTGGCCGCCGAGGTCGCCGGGACGGACGTGGGGGAGTGGCCCGACCTGCTGGCCCTGCTCGGCGACCAGCTCTACGCCGACCTGGTGGTCCACGACCCGCCGGTGCACGACGGGCCCGACGCCCCGCCGCCGGGGAGCCTGGCCGACCTGGCCGACTACGTCCGGGTGTACCACCGGACCTGGGGGCACCCCCCGGTGCGCTGGCTCCTGTCGACGGTCCCCACGGCGATGATCTTCGACGACCACGACGTGATCGACGACTGGAACCTCTCGGCCCGGTGGCTCGAGGACATCGACCGCCAGCCGTGGTGGGACGCCCGCATCACCGGCGGGCTGGTGTCGTACTGGGTCTACCAGCACTGGGGGAACCTGACCCCGAGCCAGCTGGAGGACGACGTCCTCGCCCTGGCCGTGGCCGCCGGCGACGACGCCACCGACCTCCTCGGCGACCAGGTCGACGGGTGGCGCCTGGACCGGGCCGACCCCACCACCCAGCGCTGGAGCACCACGCGCGACCTGGTCGGCACCGGCTCCGCCCGCCTCGTGCTGGCCGACACCCGGAACAGCCGGCACCTGGTCGAGGGGGAGCGGGCGGTCATCGACGAGGTCGAGATGGGCTGGGTCGCCGACCGGTGCCGGGTCGACCGCGACGGCGTCGACCACCTCCTCCTCGGGTCGTCGCTGCCGTGGCTGCTGCCCGTGGGCGTGCACCACCTGGAGCGCTGGGGCGAGGCCCTCGGCGCCGGCCGGTGGGGCCGACCCGGCCGCCGCTTCGCCGAGCGCTTCCGGGCCGGCAACGACACCGAGCACTGGCCCAGCTTCGGCCGCTCGTTCGACCAGCTCGCCGCCCTCCTCCGATCGGTCGGCTCCGGCGAGGAGGGCCCGGCGCCGGCCACCGCCCTCGTCCTGTCCGGCGACGTCCACTTCAGCTACCTCGCCCCGGCCGAGGTGGAGGGCAGCACCGCCGTGGTCCAGCTGGTCAGCTCGCCGTTCCGCCACGGCGTGGCCAAGGGGCTGCGGCGCAAGCTCCAGCTGGCCTCGAGCCGGGTGGGCGCCTGGGGGGCGAGGATCGTCCGGCTGACGGCGGCGCCGGGCCGGGACCCGGTGCGGTGGTCGCTGACGGGCGGACCGTGGTTCGGCAACGGGCTGGCGACCCTGGTCCTCGACGGGCGGGCCGCCACGGTGACGTTCGCCCGGTCCCGGCGGACCCCCGGCGGTCGGGCCTTCCTCGACCCGGTCCACGAGGAGCGGCTCTCCTCCTGA
- a CDS encoding DUF4395 domain-containing protein, with the protein MSVIGFPNPVDEVSARMVAGGVVVLSAAYVAMGWWPLLAVLAYGFVARVLTGPTLSPWGRLVTRVLRPRLPVEPRLTAGPPKRFAQGIGAALTVTAVAVLVVTGASVVPRLLVGAVTVAATLESVLGFCLGCRAFAGLMRLGLVPEAICEECADISGRLAARGA; encoded by the coding sequence GTGAGCGTGATCGGCTTCCCCAACCCGGTGGACGAGGTGTCGGCCCGCATGGTGGCCGGCGGCGTCGTCGTCCTCAGCGCCGCCTACGTGGCGATGGGGTGGTGGCCCCTGCTCGCCGTCCTCGCCTACGGGTTCGTGGCCCGGGTCCTGACCGGCCCGACCCTCAGCCCCTGGGGGCGCCTCGTCACCCGGGTCCTCCGGCCCCGGCTCCCCGTCGAGCCCCGCCTCACGGCGGGACCGCCCAAGCGCTTCGCCCAGGGCATCGGCGCGGCCCTGACCGTCACCGCCGTCGCGGTGCTCGTCGTGACCGGTGCGTCGGTCGTCCCCCGGCTGCTGGTCGGGGCCGTCACCGTGGCCGCCACCCTCGAGTCCGTCCTCGGGTTCTGCCTCGGCTGCCGGGCCTTCGCCGGGCTGATGCGCCTCGGCCTCGTCCCCGAGGCGATCTGCGAGGAGTGCGCCGACATCTCCGGCCGTCTGGCGGCCCGGGGGGCCTGA
- a CDS encoding DNA translocase FtsK, with protein MTATNRSPRPKGRGGSSRQPTRRSSGSSTTRKAPASRTRTTTKGRTTATSGRRRPPTPPTDTTLVKVARATSRATEGHRADLAGLVLILLAVLSGLGVYGGDTGGPVGRGADRLVGLLVGGARVLVPVALLVAGVLLIRGRTAPPPVPDPDTGEIPAAAHGPARRALGGVLLGVASLGLLHLAQGAPAIDGPGDDLVDAAGIVGALIGEPLQALVATSGALAVLVLLLVAGVVLVLDLTLRTAAQRAVAGVRPAASGGVRAFGSLFHLNREKGDVIPPVDDTGITAPQVSVPGDVVDLTEAGAADPDDPAIYDFEAEAGGGPAPRRRRKTKLPEPVEDPEQLAIDLGPGAEPSAWKLPPAKLLTRAGAQAVDRKAVEEVGHHLERALAEHGVETRLVGMTVGPTVTRYELELGPGVKVARVTSLHRDIAYAMATPDVRILAPIPGKQAIGIEIPNVKKQLVTVGDILASPEARAATHPLDVAVGRDIDGKAVMAGLAGMPHVLIAGATGAGKSSCINSLLTSILMRATPDQVRMILVDPKQVEMGQYNRLPHLLTEVVTDPKKAANALAWAVREMERRYDLLATVGFRDITGYNAAFDRGELQPETDLDPTYPRLPFILVVVDELADLMMVAARDVEESITRIAQKARAVGIHLVIATQRPSVNVITGLIKANVPSRWAFAVSSSTDSRVILDQQGAERLLGKGDMLLLGPSSSVPHRVQGSWVTEEEVRAVAGHWKRQSPEIVYDDSVLGTDSSTGSSGGGGSSSGGTDGDDDDLLAQATELVVRSQLGSTSMLQRKLKVGFARAGRIMDLLEERGVVGPSVGSKAREVLMTVEELDGGSGGDDDAPGSGPGPGPSAGPEGAPAEPPSA; from the coding sequence GTGACCGCCACCAACCGCAGCCCGCGCCCCAAGGGCCGCGGCGGGTCCTCGCGCCAGCCGACCCGTCGCTCGTCCGGCTCCTCGACGACCCGCAAGGCCCCCGCGTCGCGCACCCGCACGACGACCAAGGGCCGCACGACGGCGACCTCCGGCCGGCGCCGACCCCCGACCCCGCCGACCGACACCACCCTGGTCAAGGTGGCCCGGGCCACGTCGCGGGCGACCGAGGGCCACCGGGCCGACCTGGCCGGGCTGGTGCTGATCCTGCTGGCGGTGCTGAGCGGCCTGGGCGTCTACGGCGGCGACACCGGCGGCCCCGTGGGCCGGGGCGCCGACCGCCTCGTCGGCCTCCTCGTCGGCGGCGCCCGGGTCCTCGTCCCCGTCGCCCTGCTCGTCGCCGGCGTCCTGCTCATCCGGGGCCGCACCGCGCCCCCGCCGGTCCCGGACCCCGACACCGGTGAGATCCCGGCCGCGGCCCACGGGCCGGCGCGCCGGGCGCTGGGCGGGGTCCTCCTCGGCGTGGCCAGTCTCGGCCTGCTCCACCTGGCCCAGGGCGCCCCCGCGATCGACGGCCCCGGCGACGACCTGGTCGACGCGGCCGGCATCGTGGGAGCCCTCATCGGCGAGCCCCTGCAGGCCCTCGTGGCCACGAGCGGGGCGCTGGCGGTCCTGGTGCTCCTTCTCGTCGCGGGGGTCGTGCTCGTCCTCGACCTCACCCTGCGGACCGCGGCCCAGCGGGCCGTGGCCGGCGTCCGGCCCGCCGCCTCCGGGGGGGTGCGGGCCTTCGGCTCGCTCTTCCACCTGAACCGCGAGAAGGGCGACGTCATCCCCCCGGTCGACGACACGGGGATCACCGCCCCGCAGGTCAGCGTGCCCGGCGACGTGGTCGACCTGACCGAGGCCGGTGCCGCCGACCCCGACGACCCGGCCATCTACGACTTCGAGGCCGAGGCCGGTGGCGGCCCCGCCCCTCGCCGGCGCCGCAAGACGAAGCTGCCCGAGCCCGTCGAGGACCCCGAGCAGCTGGCCATCGACCTCGGCCCCGGCGCCGAGCCGTCGGCGTGGAAGCTGCCGCCGGCCAAGCTCCTCACCCGGGCCGGGGCCCAGGCCGTCGACCGCAAGGCCGTCGAGGAGGTCGGGCACCACCTCGAGCGGGCGCTGGCCGAGCATGGCGTCGAGACCCGGCTGGTGGGCATGACCGTCGGCCCCACGGTCACCCGCTACGAGCTCGAGCTGGGTCCCGGCGTCAAGGTCGCCCGGGTCACCAGCCTCCACCGCGACATCGCCTACGCCATGGCCACGCCCGACGTGCGCATCCTCGCCCCCATCCCGGGCAAGCAGGCGATCGGCATCGAGATCCCCAACGTCAAGAAGCAGCTGGTCACGGTGGGCGACATCCTGGCCAGCCCCGAGGCCCGGGCCGCCACCCATCCGCTCGACGTGGCCGTCGGGCGCGACATCGACGGCAAGGCGGTGATGGCCGGGCTGGCGGGCATGCCCCACGTCCTGATCGCCGGCGCCACCGGCGCCGGCAAGTCGTCGTGCATCAACTCGCTGCTGACGTCGATCCTCATGCGGGCCACCCCGGACCAGGTCCGCATGATCCTCGTCGACCCCAAGCAGGTCGAGATGGGCCAGTACAACCGGCTGCCCCACCTGCTCACCGAGGTCGTCACCGACCCCAAGAAGGCGGCCAACGCCCTGGCCTGGGCCGTCCGGGAGATGGAGCGGCGCTACGACCTGCTGGCCACCGTCGGCTTCCGCGACATCACCGGCTACAACGCCGCCTTCGACCGGGGCGAGCTCCAGCCCGAGACCGACCTGGACCCGACCTACCCCCGCCTGCCGTTCATCCTCGTCGTGGTGGACGAGCTGGCCGACCTGATGATGGTCGCCGCCCGCGACGTGGAGGAGTCGATCACCCGCATCGCCCAGAAGGCCCGGGCCGTCGGCATCCACCTCGTCATCGCCACCCAGCGCCCGTCGGTGAACGTGATCACCGGCCTCATCAAGGCCAACGTCCCCAGCCGGTGGGCGTTCGCCGTGTCCAGCAGCACCGACAGCCGGGTCATCCTCGACCAGCAGGGCGCCGAGCGCCTCCTCGGCAAGGGCGACATGCTCCTGCTGGGCCCGTCGTCCTCCGTGCCGCACCGCGTCCAGGGGTCCTGGGTCACCGAGGAGGAGGTCCGGGCGGTCGCCGGCCACTGGAAGCGCCAATCGCCCGAGATCGTCTACGACGACTCCGTCCTCGGCACCGACAGCTCCACCGGATCCTCCGGCGGTGGGGGCTCGTCGTCGGGCGGCACCGACGGCGACGACGACGACCTGCTGGCCCAGGCCACCGAGCTCGTCGTGCGGAGCCAGCTGGGCTCGACGTCGATGCTCCAGCGCAAGCTCAAGGTCGGCTTCGCCCGGGCCGGGCGGATCATGGACCTGCTCGAGGAGCGGGGCGTGGTCGGGCCATCGGTCGGCTCCAAGGCCCGCGAGGTGCTGATGACGGTCGAGGAGCTCGACGGCGGGAGCGGGGGCGACGACGACGCACCCGGGTCCGGCCCCGGTCCCGGCCCCTCCGCCGGACCCGAGGGCGCGCCCGCCGAGCCGCCGAGCGCCTAG
- a CDS encoding VWA domain-containing protein: MDLGRGANTGLSGGPLEISVAGVQPGTVDLLVFQLGAEGAVRREEDLVFFNQPRSPEGAVELVGGDRVRVDLAAVPADVTTLAVAVALDDGVAHPLGQVAGLGATVTDGAATHTAPASGLGAERAALLVEVYRRGDGWKVRSVSAGWAEGLASLVTHFGVAVADDEPATPTAAAAPAPPPPAPPTDGPRSVPGEERVSLEKRQRLDLRKREVHKVLLEKGAATQRARVILVIDKTGSMKELYATKAIHRVVERMVPVAVQLDDDGALEAYLYARGHMRLPDLHVADLDTWADTHLHLKGIVGGVDYNAIGHGNDEIPIMTAVLDDIRPDDPTPTLVLFFTDGGFAKRAEIAELVRTASSRPAFWQFVGLGKAKYGVLERLDELEGRVVDNVGFFAVDDIDAVDDAELYRRLLGEFPDWLVAARAAGIVPR; encoded by the coding sequence GTGGACCTCGGGCGGGGTGCGAACACCGGGCTGAGCGGCGGACCGCTGGAGATCTCCGTGGCCGGGGTCCAGCCGGGCACTGTCGACCTGCTGGTCTTCCAGCTGGGCGCCGAAGGAGCGGTCCGGCGCGAGGAGGACCTCGTGTTCTTCAACCAGCCCCGCTCGCCCGAGGGGGCGGTCGAGCTGGTGGGCGGTGACCGGGTCCGGGTCGACCTGGCCGCGGTGCCGGCCGACGTGACCACGCTGGCCGTGGCCGTCGCCCTCGACGACGGCGTGGCCCACCCGCTGGGCCAGGTGGCCGGGCTGGGCGCGACGGTGACCGACGGCGCCGCGACCCACACCGCCCCGGCCTCGGGCCTGGGCGCCGAGCGGGCCGCCCTCCTGGTGGAGGTGTACCGGCGCGGCGACGGCTGGAAGGTGCGCTCGGTCTCGGCCGGCTGGGCCGAAGGCCTGGCCTCGCTGGTCACCCACTTCGGCGTGGCCGTGGCCGACGACGAGCCGGCGACGCCGACCGCGGCCGCCGCTCCCGCCCCTCCGCCCCCGGCCCCGCCGACCGACGGCCCCCGGTCGGTCCCCGGCGAGGAGAGGGTGTCGCTGGAGAAGCGCCAGCGGCTCGACCTCCGCAAGCGGGAGGTGCACAAGGTCCTGCTGGAGAAGGGGGCCGCGACCCAGCGGGCCCGGGTGATCCTCGTGATCGACAAGACCGGCTCGATGAAGGAGCTGTACGCCACCAAGGCGATCCACCGGGTGGTGGAGCGGATGGTGCCGGTGGCGGTGCAGCTCGACGACGACGGCGCCCTCGAGGCCTACCTCTACGCCCGGGGCCACATGCGCCTGCCGGACCTCCACGTCGCGGACCTCGACACCTGGGCCGACACCCACCTCCACCTCAAGGGCATCGTCGGCGGCGTCGACTACAACGCCATCGGCCACGGCAACGACGAGATCCCCATCATGACGGCCGTGCTCGACGACATCCGCCCCGACGACCCCACCCCCACGCTGGTCCTGTTCTTCACCGACGGGGGCTTCGCCAAGCGGGCCGAGATCGCCGAGCTGGTGCGGACCGCCTCGTCGCGGCCGGCGTTCTGGCAGTTCGTGGGGCTGGGGAAGGCCAAGTACGGGGTGCTGGAGCGGCTCGACGAGCTGGAGGGGCGGGTCGTCGACAACGTCGGCTTCTTCGCCGTCGACGACATCGACGCCGTCGACGACGCCGAGCTCTACCGCCGCCTCCTCGGGGAGTTCCCCGACTGGCTGGTGGCGGCCCGGGCCGCGGGCATCGTCCCCCGCTGA
- a CDS encoding ribonuclease J: MSPAPPVTITFLGGLGEIGRNCAAIETEGKILLIDCGLMFPDADMPGVDLVLPDFTWLRERGDKIVGCIVTHGHEDHHGGLSFLLRDLSFPIIGSALSLALARNRIEEAGLLDRTEMIVVGDRERRSFGPFDCEFIPVTHSVPHAFATAIGTPQGVILHSGDFKLDLTPVDGRLTDLSAIGAIAEDEGVRLLLADSTNADQHGHSRSETSVGKVLYDLFHAHEGRRIVTTCFASHIHRIQQVADAAIAFDRTVATLGMSMKKNVRLAREMGLLSIPDSHLRDIDEVGDMEPGKVCVISTGSQGEPMSALALMANQSSRFLKLDEHDTVILSSHPIPGNEMNVTKVIDGLMRLGVQVIHSGVEDVHATGHAKADELKTYHSIAKPQWFIPVHGEYRHMVAHAAIGRQMGVPDERVLLCEDGDQVTLTDQGLTRSGRVPAGYLYVDGLGIGDVSHGVLRDRKVLADEGVVVVIAGVDLDAATIVVGPEVITRGWVHAAEAEDLLDECRAVVAKELEQALVDDPTGGVEALARVVRRSTGRFVNARTRRKPMIVPVVMES; the protein is encoded by the coding sequence ATGAGCCCAGCACCCCCGGTCACGATCACCTTCCTCGGGGGACTGGGGGAGATCGGACGCAACTGCGCCGCCATCGAGACCGAGGGCAAGATCCTCCTGATCGACTGCGGGCTGATGTTCCCCGACGCCGACATGCCCGGCGTCGACCTGGTGCTCCCCGACTTCACCTGGCTGCGCGAGCGCGGCGACAAGATCGTCGGCTGCATCGTCACCCACGGCCACGAGGACCACCACGGCGGCCTGTCGTTCCTGCTGCGGGACCTGTCGTTCCCGATCATCGGCTCCGCCCTGAGCCTGGCCCTGGCCCGGAACCGCATCGAGGAGGCCGGCCTCCTCGACCGCACCGAGATGATCGTCGTCGGCGACCGGGAGCGCCGGAGCTTCGGCCCCTTCGACTGCGAGTTCATCCCCGTCACCCACTCGGTGCCCCACGCCTTCGCCACCGCCATCGGGACCCCCCAGGGCGTGATCCTCCACAGCGGCGACTTCAAGCTCGACCTCACGCCCGTCGACGGCCGCCTGACCGACCTGTCGGCCATCGGCGCCATCGCCGAGGACGAGGGGGTGCGGCTGCTGCTGGCCGACTCGACCAACGCCGACCAGCACGGCCACAGCCGCAGCGAGACCTCGGTCGGCAAGGTCCTCTACGACCTGTTCCACGCCCACGAGGGGCGGCGCATCGTCACGACGTGCTTCGCGAGCCACATCCACCGGATCCAGCAGGTCGCCGACGCCGCCATCGCCTTCGACCGCACGGTGGCGACCCTCGGCATGTCGATGAAGAAGAACGTCCGCCTGGCGCGGGAGATGGGGCTGCTCAGCATCCCCGACTCGCACCTCCGCGACATCGACGAGGTCGGCGACATGGAGCCCGGCAAGGTCTGCGTGATCTCGACCGGTTCCCAGGGCGAGCCCATGTCGGCCCTGGCCCTCATGGCCAACCAGTCGTCGCGGTTCCTGAAGCTCGACGAGCACGACACCGTGATCCTCAGCTCGCACCCCATCCCGGGCAACGAGATGAACGTCACCAAGGTGATCGACGGCCTCATGCGCCTCGGCGTCCAGGTGATCCACTCCGGGGTCGAGGACGTCCACGCCACGGGCCACGCCAAGGCCGACGAGCTCAAGACGTACCACTCGATCGCCAAGCCGCAGTGGTTCATCCCCGTCCACGGCGAGTACCGCCACATGGTCGCCCACGCCGCCATCGGGCGGCAGATGGGCGTCCCCGACGAGCGGGTGCTGCTGTGCGAGGACGGGGATCAGGTGACCCTCACCGACCAGGGGCTGACCCGGTCCGGTCGGGTCCCGGCCGGCTACCTGTACGTGGACGGCCTCGGCATCGGCGACGTGAGCCACGGTGTGCTGCGCGACCGCAAGGTCCTGGCCGACGAGGGCGTCGTCGTGGTCATCGCCGGCGTCGACCTCGACGCCGCCACCATCGTGGTCGGCCCCGAGGTCATCACCCGCGGCTGGGTGCACGCGGCCGAGGCCGAGGATCTGCTCGACGAGTGCCGTGCCGTCGTGGCCAAGGAGCTCGAGCAGGCGCTGGTCGACGACCCGACCGGCGGCGTGGAGGCCCTCGCCCGGGTGGTGCGCCGCTCGACCGGGCGCTTCGTGAACGCCCGCACGCGCCGCAAGCCGATGATCGTCCCCGTGGTGATGGAGTCCTAG